From a region of the Vagococcus coleopterorum genome:
- a CDS encoding HdeD family acid-resistance protein, protein MKNILDQLRNYSLTRSIIYIVLGIVILFAPLAVKKVLFYLISAYLGFFGIMNLVTAFKRKQETGNLFGIEFIIGAMLILLAIINIVFMDLITKSIPIILGVLLILNALIQLSLGASIKEVNPKYRLTIIIYSVMVLIAGITLIFNPFGTDTTMLRVFGTVLVVMGAAELLNHYTKDQYLL, encoded by the coding sequence TTGAAAAATATTTTAGATCAACTACGCAATTATTCATTAACACGCAGTATCATTTACATCGTTTTAGGAATTGTTATTTTATTCGCACCACTAGCAGTTAAGAAAGTTTTATTTTACTTAATTAGTGCTTACCTAGGATTCTTCGGAATCATGAACTTAGTAACTGCCTTTAAACGTAAACAAGAAACAGGCAACCTATTCGGTATTGAATTTATCATTGGTGCGATGCTAATTCTTTTAGCAATCATCAACATTGTTTTCATGGACTTAATTACTAAATCCATTCCAATTATTTTAGGTGTCTTATTAATTCTAAATGCTTTAATCCAATTAAGCTTAGGTGCTTCAATTAAAGAGGTAAATCCTAAATATCGTTTAACAATCATTATTTATAGCGTTATGGTATTAATCGCTGGTATTACATTAATTTTCAATCCATTTGGAACTGATACAACAATGCTACGTGTCTTCGGAACAGTATTAGTTGTGATGGGTGCAGCAGAATTATTAAACCACTACACTAAAGATCAATACTTACTATAA
- a CDS encoding amino acid permease, protein MSLERGLSNRHVQLISIGGAIGTGLFLASGKSIELAGPSILLVYLIVGAFIFLIMRGLGELLLSNLDCHSFVDLANQYLGQRTAFITGWTYWFCWISVAMSDLTAVGIYTKYWFPNLDQWIPALVVLIGLLLLNLTSVKLFGEIEFWLALIKIIAIVALIAVGLFMIATQFTTDLGTASFSNIYKHGGFFPNGFSGFILAFQLAVFSFTGVELVGLTAGETKNPEKVIPKAINNIPIRILLFYIGSLAIIMSIQPWNTINPAESPFVTVFSTIGILGAASIINFVVLSSALSAGNSALFSTSRMLYGLSSNGHAAKGFKDLSSRNTPSKALFFSTLVVGSTVVLNYLIPEGAFSLVAGISTVCFLYIWAIIVICHLKYVQQTKERGKFRMPFAPYSNYASLAFLLLIIVILAILPDTRLSLMISPLWFIGLYIWYQVKYKKTEA, encoded by the coding sequence ATGTCATTAGAACGTGGATTAAGTAATCGTCATGTCCAACTCATTTCAATCGGAGGAGCTATCGGTACTGGTTTATTCTTAGCATCAGGTAAATCAATTGAATTGGCCGGACCTTCCATTCTATTAGTTTATTTAATTGTTGGAGCATTTATTTTTTTAATTATGAGAGGCTTAGGAGAGTTACTACTCTCTAATCTAGACTGTCACTCATTCGTAGATTTAGCCAACCAATACCTAGGTCAAAGAACAGCCTTTATCACTGGTTGGACGTATTGGTTCTGTTGGATCAGTGTGGCGATGTCAGACTTAACAGCAGTCGGTATTTATACTAAATATTGGTTCCCCAATTTAGATCAATGGATTCCTGCCCTAGTCGTTTTAATCGGATTATTGCTACTTAACTTAACATCGGTTAAACTTTTCGGTGAAATCGAGTTCTGGTTAGCATTAATCAAAATCATTGCCATTGTTGCTTTAATCGCTGTGGGATTATTCATGATTGCTACTCAATTTACAACTGATTTAGGAACTGCGTCATTCAGCAACATCTATAAACATGGTGGTTTCTTCCCCAACGGTTTCTCAGGGTTTATCTTAGCTTTCCAATTAGCAGTCTTCTCATTCACAGGTGTGGAGCTTGTTGGATTAACTGCTGGTGAAACAAAAAATCCTGAAAAAGTGATTCCAAAAGCTATTAATAATATCCCGATTCGAATTCTTTTATTCTATATTGGATCGCTAGCTATTATTATGAGTATCCAACCATGGAACACTATTAATCCAGCGGAGAGCCCATTCGTTACAGTTTTCTCAACAATTGGTATTTTAGGAGCAGCCAGCATTATTAACTTTGTTGTTTTAAGTTCTGCCTTATCAGCCGGTAACAGCGCGCTATTCAGTACTAGCCGTATGCTTTACGGTTTATCTAGTAACGGTCATGCCGCAAAAGGCTTCAAAGATTTATCAAGCCGCAATACTCCTTCAAAAGCTTTATTCTTTTCAACACTTGTTGTTGGTTCAACAGTTGTTTTAAACTATTTAATTCCCGAAGGAGCTTTTAGTTTAGTAGCTGGTATCTCGACCGTTTGTTTCTTATATATTTGGGCAATCATTGTTATCTGTCATTTAAAATACGTTCAACAAACAAAAGAACGTGGTAAATTCAGAATGCCTTTCGCACCCTATTCAAACTATGCTTCTTTAGCATTCTTACTGTTGATTATTGTTATCCTGGCAATTTTACCTGATACACGTTTATCACTTATGATTAGCCCCTTATGGTTCATCGGATTATACATTTGGTATCAAGTTAAATACAAAAAAACAGAAGCCTAA
- a CDS encoding M42 family metallopeptidase, whose product MEQPYGNVDLELLKELSEQGAIGSCERHVSRIVKKHLEPIVDEITYDNFGSIICKKTGSESGPKIMISSHMDEVGFMVRSIDEQGFINLLPIGGWWGHVMPAQEMKVTTESGDEFIGIVGCRAPHGMSADAKSKVINPMELYLDMGVSCKGEIEELGIDVGDMITPNSDFRVMANPNYLSGKAWDDRICVGVGIDVIRQLQDKEHESQVYMVGSTQEEVGIRGARAAVHQIKPDVAIALDVTTSFDTPLDNGGGMALGNGAILSVLDGLTIANRGLLEHMEKLGMSLKLDLNYDFMTIGGTDACNIHKAMDGVVTMTLSLPTRYMHSSHLIIHRKDYWQTVELLTEFCRSLTHEQLEDIKKSFLGQ is encoded by the coding sequence ATGGAACAACCTTATGGAAATGTTGATTTAGAACTACTTAAAGAGTTAAGCGAACAGGGAGCGATAGGATCTTGCGAAAGACATGTTAGTCGTATTGTTAAAAAGCATCTAGAACCTATAGTTGACGAAATCACTTATGATAATTTTGGCTCTATTATTTGTAAAAAAACAGGAAGTGAGTCTGGACCGAAAATTATGATTTCATCACACATGGATGAGGTTGGGTTTATGGTTCGTTCAATTGATGAACAAGGATTTATTAATCTTTTACCTATAGGCGGCTGGTGGGGGCATGTTATGCCCGCTCAAGAAATGAAGGTGACTACTGAATCTGGTGATGAATTTATAGGTATAGTTGGCTGTCGAGCGCCCCACGGTATGTCAGCGGATGCGAAAAGTAAAGTTATTAATCCGATGGAACTTTATTTAGATATGGGTGTCAGCTGTAAGGGTGAAATTGAAGAGTTGGGAATTGACGTTGGCGATATGATTACTCCGAATTCTGATTTTCGTGTAATGGCTAACCCTAATTATCTTTCAGGTAAAGCATGGGATGATAGAATTTGTGTTGGGGTTGGAATCGATGTTATTCGTCAACTTCAAGATAAGGAACATGAATCACAAGTTTACATGGTTGGCTCAACACAAGAAGAAGTTGGGATACGTGGAGCCCGTGCGGCTGTACATCAAATAAAACCGGACGTAGCAATTGCATTAGATGTTACTACGAGTTTTGATACACCGTTAGATAATGGTGGTGGAATGGCATTGGGGAATGGAGCTATTCTGTCGGTTTTAGATGGATTAACAATCGCGAACAGAGGGCTTTTAGAGCATATGGAAAAACTAGGGATGAGTTTAAAGTTAGATTTGAACTATGACTTCATGACAATTGGCGGGACTGACGCATGTAATATTCATAAAGCGATGGATGGTGTTGTTACAATGACATTATCATTACCAACTCGCTATATGCATTCGTCTCATCTGATTATTCACCGTAAAGACTATTGGCAAACTGTTGAATTGTTAACTGAATTTTGTCGTAGTTTAACCCATGAGCAACTTGAAGATATAAAAAAATCATTCTTAGGTCAATAA
- a CDS encoding PTS sugar transporter subunit IIC: MFDKLEKVLMPMADKLGKNKVLLAIRDGFLITTPLIIVASLFLLFANFPITGWSEFWAGMFGEGWESWFTNVSRPVFEMVGFLSCFGTAYAYGRQLEGDAIQSAGIGMIAFLILTPTRIFFDGVPAVEGGDVAGGLSFLYLGSQGIFLGLFVSIIAVWLFNWVYRRGWTIKMPDGVPPAVSQSFEALIPSAVVMLLFFFIRIGFEFTPYETVHNFIYSVLQTPLKGAGNTLTAQLIYGVATTVFWFFGINGPAVANSVFGPITKVLTMENLEAFQNGTDLPNIFTDPFSNFFTNWGGGGSTLSLVIVMILFCNSKRIKQLGKLALVPGIFGINEPIIFGLPIVLNPIIIIPFILVPQVNLILSTIATNLGWIPYTTGVALPWTTPIGFSGYLSTGSLFAAVWQIGLLILGCAMYYPFIKILDKKYLEEEASAVAVEEEEISFDDISFDDL; this comes from the coding sequence ATGTTTGATAAGTTAGAAAAAGTTTTAATGCCGATGGCAGACAAGCTTGGTAAAAACAAGGTTTTGCTTGCAATTAGAGATGGTTTCTTGATAACAACACCATTAATCATTGTAGCTTCATTGTTCTTATTATTTGCGAATTTTCCGATTACAGGTTGGTCAGAGTTTTGGGCCGGTATGTTTGGTGAAGGCTGGGAGTCATGGTTTACAAATGTTTCCCGTCCAGTATTTGAAATGGTTGGTTTCTTATCTTGTTTTGGTACAGCTTATGCTTATGGGCGTCAGCTTGAAGGGGATGCAATTCAAAGTGCCGGAATTGGTATGATTGCTTTCTTAATATTAACACCAACTCGTATTTTCTTTGATGGTGTTCCAGCTGTTGAAGGTGGAGATGTCGCTGGTGGTCTAAGTTTCTTATACTTAGGTTCACAAGGTATTTTCTTAGGGTTATTCGTTTCAATTATTGCTGTATGGCTATTTAACTGGGTATATCGTCGCGGTTGGACTATTAAAATGCCAGATGGTGTTCCGCCTGCAGTGAGTCAGTCTTTCGAAGCATTAATTCCAAGTGCTGTAGTAATGTTATTATTCTTCTTTATCCGTATTGGATTCGAATTTACACCATATGAAACAGTTCATAATTTTATTTATTCAGTACTACAAACACCGTTAAAAGGTGCTGGTAATACATTGACTGCGCAATTAATTTATGGTGTTGCTACGACAGTGTTCTGGTTCTTTGGTATTAATGGACCTGCAGTTGCTAACTCTGTATTCGGACCAATCACAAAAGTTTTAACAATGGAAAACTTAGAAGCGTTCCAAAATGGTACTGATTTGCCAAATATCTTCACAGATCCATTTTCTAACTTCTTCACTAACTGGGGTGGTGGTGGTAGTACACTATCATTAGTTATCGTTATGATTCTATTCTGTAACTCAAAACGAATTAAACAATTAGGTAAACTTGCTTTAGTACCAGGTATTTTCGGAATCAACGAACCGATTATTTTTGGTTTGCCAATCGTTTTAAATCCGATTATTATTATTCCGTTTATTTTAGTACCACAAGTTAACTTGATTCTATCAACAATTGCAACTAACTTAGGTTGGATTCCGTATACAACAGGTGTAGCCTTACCTTGGACAACACCAATTGGTTTCTCAGGTTACTTATCAACAGGTAGTTTGTTTGCTGCTGTTTGGCAGATTGGTTTGTTAATCTTAGGTTGTGCAATGTACTATCCATTTATTAAGATTTTAGATAAAAAATATTTAGAAGAAGAAGCTTCAGCTGTTGCTGTTGAAGAAGAAGAAATTTCATTTGATGATATCTCATTTGATGATTTATAG
- a CDS encoding GrdB-related putative oxidoreductase — protein sequence MKVVMIFDQTQAGLGGKENPMLPLGGKNMVIGSANMLDPYLKKNDMQIAACLYCGDGFFEANKEEVTKKMAAMCKKIGADAVLCGPAFNYEGYGEMCAHVGEFIEQHVGIPTVAAMSKECASTIEAFKDKVNIIDMPKKGGIGLTESLSAMCELAKMKVDGVDTTAFVEAHCY from the coding sequence ATGAAAGTAGTTATGATTTTTGACCAAACTCAAGCAGGATTAGGCGGGAAAGAAAATCCGATGTTGCCATTAGGTGGTAAAAACATGGTGATAGGTTCTGCTAATATGCTAGATCCGTATTTAAAGAAAAATGACATGCAAATTGCAGCTTGTTTATATTGTGGTGATGGCTTCTTTGAGGCAAATAAAGAAGAAGTGACTAAAAAAATGGCTGCAATGTGCAAGAAAATAGGTGCAGACGCAGTGTTATGTGGCCCAGCATTTAATTACGAAGGTTATGGTGAAATGTGTGCACATGTAGGTGAGTTCATTGAACAACATGTTGGTATTCCGACAGTTGCGGCAATGTCAAAAGAATGTGCATCGACAATTGAAGCTTTTAAAGATAAAGTAAACATTATTGATATGCCTAAAAAAGGTGGTATCGGTTTAACTGAGTCGTTATCAGCTATGTGCGAATTGGCTAAAATGAAAGTTGACGGTGTAGATACAACAGCATTTGTTGAAGCTCACTGTTACTAG
- a CDS encoding N(4)-(beta-N-acetylglucosaminyl)-L-asparaginase yields MWGIIATWRMAHDGIVAASEQLKNSGKAGDAAETCIKMVEDYPYYKSVGYGGLPNEEGILEMDAAYMDGDTFKIGGVAGIVDVANPVSVARSLSDHKFNSFRVGNGATKFAQLEGFERKNMMTERSKKMYDLRLEEMKEKGLSAYDGHDTIGAVSLDQSGSMVAATSSSGLFMKKAGRVGDSPLSGSGFYVDSEIGGAAATGLGEDLMKGCLSYEIVRLMGEGMHPQEAADKAMYSFHHKLTKRYGKAGAFSLVAMNNKGDWGVATNVEFTFSVANDKEEPAIYIAQMGDDDKTIIEPITQEWLDAYEKRIKTPIDQLGK; encoded by the coding sequence ATGTGGGGAATTATTGCAACATGGCGCATGGCGCATGATGGTATCGTTGCTGCATCAGAACAGTTGAAAAATTCTGGAAAAGCAGGCGATGCTGCAGAAACTTGTATCAAAATGGTTGAGGACTATCCATATTATAAATCTGTTGGTTACGGCGGTTTACCAAATGAAGAAGGTATCTTAGAGATGGATGCTGCTTACATGGACGGTGACACTTTTAAAATTGGTGGTGTTGCTGGAATTGTTGATGTAGCGAATCCGGTATCGGTAGCACGTTCATTGAGTGATCACAAATTTAATAGTTTCAGAGTTGGAAATGGGGCAACTAAGTTTGCTCAATTAGAAGGCTTTGAACGTAAGAATATGATGACTGAACGCTCTAAAAAAATGTACGACCTACGATTGGAAGAAATGAAAGAAAAGGGTTTAAGTGCTTACGATGGTCACGATACTATTGGTGCTGTCAGCTTAGATCAAAGTGGTAGCATGGTTGCGGCAACATCAAGTTCAGGCTTGTTTATGAAAAAAGCTGGACGTGTTGGTGATTCACCGTTATCTGGTTCAGGTTTCTACGTCGATAGTGAAATTGGTGGAGCAGCTGCGACTGGGTTAGGTGAAGATTTAATGAAAGGTTGCCTAAGCTATGAAATCGTCCGTTTGATGGGCGAAGGAATGCATCCCCAAGAGGCTGCTGATAAAGCAATGTATAGCTTCCACCATAAATTAACAAAACGCTATGGTAAAGCAGGGGCATTTTCTTTAGTTGCAATGAACAATAAAGGGGACTGGGGCGTAGCTACTAACGTTGAATTCACTTTCTCAGTTGCCAATGACAAAGAAGAGCCGGCAATCTATATTGCACAAATGGGTGATGACGATAAAACAATTATCGAACCGATTACTCAAGAGTGGTTAGATGCTTATGAAAAACGGATTAAAACACCTATCGATCAATTAGGTAAATAA
- the perR gene encoding peroxide-responsive transcriptional repressor PerR codes for MEKKLAEALQQLKASDIRITPQRQAVLEFLINSHAHPTADDIYKGLVDKFPGMSVATVYNNLRLFTKIGFVQEMAYGDASSRFDFSSQKHYHAICESCGKIVDTYYPGLDDVETAAEQLTGFKINEHRMELYGICPDCQ; via the coding sequence ATGGAAAAGAAATTAGCTGAAGCGTTACAACAACTAAAAGCATCTGATATCCGAATCACACCACAACGACAAGCGGTTTTAGAATTTCTAATTAATAGTCATGCTCATCCGACTGCAGATGATATTTATAAAGGATTAGTAGATAAGTTTCCAGGAATGAGCGTAGCGACCGTTTATAATAACCTACGCTTGTTTACAAAAATTGGGTTCGTTCAAGAGATGGCCTATGGCGATGCCTCAAGTCGATTTGATTTCTCGTCACAAAAGCATTACCATGCCATTTGTGAATCCTGTGGTAAAATCGTCGATACTTATTACCCAGGTTTAGATGATGTTGAAACGGCTGCTGAGCAGTTGACTGGTTTTAAGATAAACGAGCATCGGATGGAACTTTACGGTATTTGTCCAGATTGTCAGTAA
- a CDS encoding PTS lactose/cellobiose transporter subunit IIA: MDQQMMAFQIIAKAGDAFSKQMEALTEAKKGEFERATELVREGKDDLTAAHHVQTEILTAEAQGVEMQITPIVVHAQDHLTKAIIGDFFVKELIGMQKQINELKK; the protein is encoded by the coding sequence ATGGATCAACAAATGATGGCATTTCAAATTATTGCCAAAGCGGGTGATGCTTTTTCAAAACAAATGGAAGCGTTAACAGAAGCTAAAAAAGGCGAATTTGAACGTGCAACAGAATTAGTTCGAGAAGGGAAAGATGATTTAACAGCAGCGCATCATGTCCAAACTGAAATTTTGACAGCGGAAGCACAAGGTGTAGAAATGCAAATTACACCAATCGTAGTGCATGCTCAAGATCATTTAACTAAAGCAATCATCGGTGATTTCTTTGTCAAAGAGTTAATTGGAATGCAAAAACAAATTAATGAGTTGAAAAAATAA
- a CDS encoding M42 family metallopeptidase — translation MNTLELLKKYTEVSGISGNEKNVSNLLKAEYEKMCDEVIYDNLGSIFGVKKSAKKNAPKVMIAGHMDEAGFIVRELLDNGLVKCLGLGKHHKNALLGAEIKLETRTGKVFPGTIVSLDDKGTVLNDEGDVLIDLGAESKEELLSLGLTFGDSASFKRDMSVSPNGNRIFAKAINGRYGCVLGLELLDAVKGEELDFDLYVGATVQEEVGLRGAQTATQMIKPDLAVCLDTLDALENKVEFDKQGFLGKGMLITYYDKVMLPNRKLVSDLKEICKENDILSQHYFSMGDSDAGWIHKLVLGTPTLFGNIPVRNINTSSSVMDIRDYNAAKESLTIFIKGLNPESIQGYKEENR, via the coding sequence ATGAATACGTTAGAGTTATTAAAAAAATATACAGAAGTTAGTGGTATTTCTGGTAACGAAAAAAATGTGTCTAATCTATTAAAAGCTGAGTATGAAAAAATGTGTGATGAGGTAATTTATGATAATTTAGGTTCGATTTTTGGTGTTAAAAAAAGCGCGAAAAAAAATGCTCCAAAAGTTATGATTGCCGGTCACATGGATGAAGCAGGATTTATAGTAAGAGAGTTGTTAGATAATGGTTTAGTGAAATGTTTAGGTTTAGGCAAACACCACAAAAATGCCTTATTAGGTGCGGAGATTAAATTAGAAACTAGAACGGGTAAGGTGTTTCCTGGAACGATTGTTAGTTTAGATGACAAAGGGACAGTTCTTAACGATGAAGGTGATGTTTTAATTGATTTAGGAGCTGAATCTAAAGAAGAGTTATTATCTTTAGGACTAACTTTCGGTGATAGTGCTTCATTCAAACGAGATATGTCAGTTTCTCCAAATGGCAATCGTATATTCGCTAAAGCAATCAACGGTCGTTACGGTTGTGTTTTAGGTCTTGAATTATTAGACGCGGTTAAAGGTGAAGAGTTGGATTTTGACTTGTACGTCGGTGCGACTGTTCAAGAGGAAGTTGGATTACGAGGTGCTCAAACAGCTACGCAAATGATTAAACCTGATTTAGCTGTATGTTTAGACACTCTAGATGCTCTAGAAAACAAAGTAGAGTTCGATAAACAAGGCTTTCTTGGGAAAGGCATGCTAATTACATACTATGATAAAGTGATGCTTCCTAATCGCAAACTTGTTTCTGATTTGAAAGAGATTTGCAAGGAAAATGATATTCTTAGCCAACACTATTTCTCTATGGGGGATTCTGATGCTGGTTGGATTCATAAGTTAGTTTTAGGAACACCAACTTTATTTGGTAATATTCCAGTGCGTAATATTAATACATCTTCATCTGTGATGGACATTCGTGATTATAATGCTGCTAAGGAATCGCTGACGATTTTTATTAAAGGGTTAAATCCTGAATCTATTCAAGGTTATAAAGAAGAAAATAGATAA
- a CDS encoding PTS sugar transporter subunit IIB, translated as MKKKIYLFCSQGMSTSMLARKMQEVADANNMPVIVEAHAHGTLDEKIKTEHPDVILLGPQVKYLYNETVEQFGDYGAPIEVISSEDYGVMDGAKVLKMALVALKNNKK; from the coding sequence ATGAAGAAGAAAATTTATTTATTTTGTAGTCAAGGTATGTCAACAAGCATGCTAGCTCGTAAAATGCAAGAGGTAGCAGATGCTAACAATATGCCGGTTATCGTGGAAGCGCATGCTCACGGTACATTGGATGAGAAAATCAAGACTGAACATCCAGATGTTATTTTACTTGGTCCACAAGTTAAATATTTATATAACGAAACTGTAGAACAGTTTGGTGATTATGGTGCTCCAATCGAAGTGATTAGTTCTGAGGACTATGGTGTTATGGATGGGGCAAAAGTTCTGAAGATGGCTCTTGTTGCTTTAAAAAACAATAAAAAATAA
- a CDS encoding CsbD family protein: protein MTDKGAMDEVKGKAKEVAGTVTGDGKKKAEGILDQAIGKAKKVASDVKESAEHVVDDVKESTEHVIDEVKEKFDK from the coding sequence ATGACAGACAAAGGCGCAATGGATGAAGTAAAAGGTAAAGCAAAAGAAGTTGCAGGAACTGTTACAGGTGATGGCAAGAAAAAAGCTGAAGGTATTTTAGATCAAGCTATTGGTAAAGCGAAGAAAGTAGCTTCTGATGTTAAGGAATCTGCAGAACACGTAGTTGATGATGTTAAAGAGTCGACAGAACATGTTATTGACGAAGTAAAAGAAAAGTTTGATAAATAG
- a CDS encoding Sapep family Mn(2+)-dependent dipeptidase yields MMNEQQQLIKEAVYNRKGDFFTGLKSVMQINSVKAKEVDGAPFGQGAKDAVLKALEIAKSMGFETKMVNNAMGYAQWGNDNEDYIGVVGHLDVVTEGTGWDYEPFDLTEDDGILYGRGVLDNKGPIMSNLYALSVLKELGIKNNKTVRIVFGSDEESGSADIPMYLAAEKAPAYGYTPDCKYPAVYGERGVVGFDIVTTFSDNSLSQVKEFSGNFDRSSVPDTLKVELSNGSIVELSGKRAPSNAPEMGENVITLFALKDQTEELLTGELHEYMSWLATSFHDKHSGEGVGATFSDEDSGSLQLTPYELKLENNQAILSISIRYPISATEEDVISAITENLFQNSEINVTRRMASTVFDKTHPMINIMSDIYETCTGLDGTPVTTTGATYARSMPNIIAFGPSFPGQKGIAHNKNEWMTVDDLMKNMEIYTLTLAELIK; encoded by the coding sequence ATGATGAATGAACAACAACAATTAATCAAAGAGGCTGTCTATAATAGAAAAGGTGATTTTTTTACTGGTCTAAAATCTGTCATGCAAATCAATAGCGTGAAAGCTAAAGAAGTCGACGGCGCCCCTTTTGGTCAAGGCGCGAAAGATGCTGTTTTAAAAGCTTTAGAGATTGCTAAAAGTATGGGATTTGAAACAAAAATGGTTAACAACGCTATGGGCTACGCCCAGTGGGGAAATGACAATGAGGATTACATTGGTGTAGTCGGTCATTTAGATGTCGTAACAGAAGGTACTGGCTGGGATTATGAACCATTTGATTTAACTGAAGACGATGGTATTTTATATGGTCGCGGTGTCCTTGATAATAAAGGTCCTATTATGAGTAACTTATACGCTTTATCTGTTTTAAAAGAACTAGGTATTAAGAATAACAAAACAGTTCGAATCGTGTTTGGATCAGATGAGGAAAGTGGATCTGCTGATATTCCAATGTACTTAGCTGCTGAAAAAGCTCCCGCTTATGGTTATACACCTGACTGCAAATACCCTGCTGTTTATGGTGAACGCGGAGTTGTCGGTTTTGATATCGTCACAACCTTCTCTGATAATTCACTATCACAAGTTAAAGAGTTTTCTGGAAACTTTGATCGTAGTAGCGTACCCGACACATTGAAAGTTGAACTTTCAAACGGTTCAATCGTTGAACTATCTGGAAAACGTGCTCCTAGTAATGCACCTGAAATGGGTGAAAATGTTATCACTCTATTCGCTCTAAAAGATCAAACAGAAGAGTTGTTAACTGGTGAACTTCACGAGTACATGAGTTGGTTGGCAACTAGCTTCCATGATAAACATTCAGGTGAAGGTGTTGGAGCTACCTTCTCAGATGAAGATTCTGGTTCACTTCAGTTAACACCCTATGAATTAAAACTAGAAAATAATCAAGCTATCTTATCAATTTCAATTCGCTACCCTATCTCAGCAACTGAGGAAGATGTTATTTCTGCGATTACAGAAAACTTATTCCAAAATAGTGAAATTAACGTGACACGTCGAATGGCATCAACTGTTTTCGATAAAACGCATCCAATGATTAACATCATGAGTGACATCTATGAAACATGTACTGGTTTAGACGGTACACCCGTTACAACAACTGGAGCTACTTACGCTCGATCAATGCCTAACATTATTGCATTTGGACCATCTTTCCCTGGTCAAAAAGGAATTGCGCACAACAAAAACGAATGGATGACTGTAGACGATTTGATGAAAAATATGGAAATCTACACCTTGACTCTGGCGGAATTAATTAAATAG
- a CDS encoding GntR family transcriptional regulator, LSA1692 subfamily: MNNKTLPIYKKIAEELLKDIKSGSLAGGERLPTEYELAETFQVSRLTIRKAIDYLIARNVLIKQKNHGTYVVEQSKIQSGAMGLAGFSESIRNLGMTPTTKLIEMNEIYLPEQDIVERLQLEKNESVIYIKRVRYANDEPLVIENLHIPKKFLGDINSIDFENDSIFEVIEKQILIGYSQQEVSAELVSRTSSELLEIEHRSPILLVNTTTYSVQGGPILIDNSYYRSDKYIFKNILQRNQ; this comes from the coding sequence TTGAACAATAAAACTCTTCCTATATATAAGAAGATTGCTGAGGAACTTTTAAAAGATATTAAATCTGGATCATTAGCTGGAGGCGAACGACTTCCAACTGAATATGAGCTGGCTGAAACATTTCAAGTCAGCCGCTTAACGATTCGTAAAGCAATTGACTATTTAATTGCACGAAATGTTTTAATCAAACAAAAAAACCACGGAACTTACGTGGTTGAGCAAAGTAAAATCCAAAGTGGCGCAATGGGATTAGCTGGCTTTTCAGAAAGTATCCGCAATTTAGGGATGACTCCTACTACCAAATTAATTGAAATGAATGAGATTTATTTGCCAGAACAAGATATTGTCGAAAGACTGCAATTAGAAAAAAATGAATCTGTCATCTATATCAAACGCGTTCGCTATGCTAACGATGAACCACTTGTTATCGAGAATTTACATATCCCTAAAAAATTTTTAGGCGATATCAACTCGATTGATTTTGAAAATGATTCAATTTTTGAAGTTATTGAAAAACAAATTTTAATTGGTTACTCGCAACAAGAAGTCAGTGCTGAGCTAGTTTCTCGTACCTCATCGGAATTGTTGGAAATTGAACACCGCTCACCTATTTTATTAGTTAACACAACTACCTACTCTGTCCAAGGCGGACCAATTTTAATTGATAATTCATACTACCGCTCAGATAAATATATCTTCAAAAATATCTTACAAAGAAATCAATAA
- a CDS encoding cold-shock protein, with amino-acid sequence MAQGTVKWFNADKGFGFITQEDGSDVFAHFSAIQGEGFKTLEEGQAVTFDVEEGQRGLQATNIEKA; translated from the coding sequence ATGGCTCAAGGAACAGTAAAATGGTTTAACGCAGACAAAGGTTTCGGTTTCATCACTCAAGAAGACGGTTCAGACGTGTTCGCACACTTCTCAGCTATCCAAGGTGAAGGATTCAAAACTTTAGAAGAAGGTCAAGCAGTAACTTTCGACGTTGAAGAAGGTCAACGCGGATTACAAGCGACTAACATCGAAAAAGCTTAA